The region TCTTCATGTAACTCATACTGCAGATTGCCGGCTTCCTGACGACTCGGCGCAACGACCAGCCGGACAGCAACCGCGACATCGTTAATGAATTCCGGCTTAGCCTGAACGCTGGCGACGATACGAATTTCCATCATAATACTCCATGAATATAACAACTGATTGAATATCCAACCATAAAACGCCAACTGCAGGCTAATTTCAACCTTTTCACTACAAACGGATGCATTCGCTACACTTTCCGCTTATGCTTATTCCCCGCCACATCACTCCCTGTTTCAGGGACGTTATTTACCGACCGCCGGAGTTTTTTCATGACCCCCTTGCCGACTGTTCTGAAGATTCGTCGTCCTGACGACTGGCACCTTCATCTGCGTGACGATCAGATGCTCAAAGCTGTATTGCCCTATACCAGCCGACTGTTCGCCAGAGCGATCGTGATGCCTAATCTGACGCCGCCTATTACCACCGTGGCCCAGGCTGAAGCATATCGGCAGCGGATTTTGTCCGCCGTTCCAGCCGGCGAGACCTTCCAGCCGTTGATGACCTGTTACCTGACGGAGTCACTGGACAAAAACGAAATCATCTCGGGCTACCAGCAAGGCGTGTTTACCGCCGCTAAGCTTTATCCGGCGCATGCCACCACCAATTCCAGCCACGGCGTATCGGATATCAAAACCATTTACCCGGTGTTGGAAGCGATGCAAAAACTGGGCATGCCGTTACTGGTTCACGGCGAAGTCACCGATCCGGAAGTCGACATTTTCGATCGCGAGGCTCGTTTCATCGAACGCATTATGGAGCCGCTGCGCCAACAGTTCCCAGAGTTGAAAGTGGTGTTTGAGCACATTACCACTCGTGAAGCCGCCCAGTATGTAGAGTCTGCCGATCGTTTTGTCGCGGCCACCATCACTCCGCAGCACCTGATGTTCAATCGCAATCACATGCTGGTGGGCGGCATCCGCCCGCACCTGTACTGCCTGCCGATCCTCAAGCGCAACACGCACCAGCAGGCTTTGCGCGAAGCGGTCGCCAGCGGCAGCGAGAAATTTTTCCTCGGCACCGACTCCGCCCCGCATGCCAGGCACCGTAAAGAATCATCTTGCGGTTGTGCCGGCGTCTTCAACGCACAGGCCTCATTGAGCGCCTACGCTACCGTATTTGAGGAATTAAGCGCTCTGGATAAACTGGAAGCGTTCTGCTCCCTGAATGGCCCGCGCTTTTACGGGTTGCCGGTTAACGAAGGCACGCTTGAATTACGCCGTCAGCCGGTACAGTTTCCGGAAGAAATTGTCGCAGACGAAGAAACCATCATTCCGTTTCTTGCCGGCCAAAGCCTGAACTGGTCTGTCGCCTGATAACGCCCCACTCCCTGCCAGCCAGGGAGTTACTTCGTATCGTACGCATTTTTTATTCATGTTGTTGCCCTTCCTGAAATACTGTATAAAAATACAGTTACATAAGGAGGCAACCATGCGTATTGAACTTACCATAGCAAAAACGACCCTGCTGCCCGCTGGCGCGCTTGAAGCGCTGACCGATGAACTGAGTCACCGGGTTCATGACATTTACCCGGACACCCCTGTCCATGTCCGCTACGCTGCCGCCAATAATCTGAGCGTCTTTGGCGGCAACAAGGACGATAAAGAAAGAATATCGGAAATCCTGCAGGAGACATGGGAAAGCGCCGACGACTGGTTTATTCAAAACGAGTAGTCCTTTTCCATCCGCACAGGTTACCCAATGGCCAGTCCTCTTGTCTGGCCTCTTCATTTTTTTCCACGAATGTGGCATTTAATCGCGCGTTTACATTAACAAGCTGTACTATTTTTGTTCAGAAATCATCGAACATTTCACCAGATAATTAGTTGAAACATCCACTTGAGTTTTTTTTACATTTAATTTCCATAAATGAATCTGACAGAGATATACTGATATTGCTCAGCTACAAGAGCCGTCTTAAACCTCGTTTAGTCACTCACGGTAGTAACTAGTCAATAAGGGGTATTTATGGACAGAAAAAATGAGATTATTCAAACGCACCCGCTAGTAGGCTGGGATATCAGTACCGTTGACAGTTATGACGCAATGATGATCCGCCTGCATTACCTTTCTACGGCGGACCAGGCGCCAGATGAAGCGCAGGTTGACCGGACATTATGGTTAACCACGGACGTGGCAAAACAGCTTATCTCAATCCTGGAGGCTGGGATTGCCAAAATCGAGTCGAATGAATACCAACCTGCTGACTATCTTAAGCATTAATATTTTTTATATTTATCGTCATTCACCACTATCATTTCCTCCCCCTGACACCGCTCTCCAGAGCGGTGTCTTACCATCCACATTTTCATTACAACAAATTCAGTGCCTGACTTGTTTGTGAAAAGAAATTCCACAGAAAATAAAATCAGAAAAATAAATAACTCAATTTAATAAGACAGCATTTATTTTCCCGAATTTAAATAAATAAATATTTTAATAATCTTACTCAATTATCCAGAACAATAATGGCATGACAGTTTCAAATTTATTGAAATATAATAATATCGCATTGGATAGGCTATTTTTATATTGATTTTATTTTCCCGGATGTTTATTTTCCCGAAACAAAGGTTAACCTACGATAAGGATTTCAATAATGCTTTGGCGTAATACGTCAACCCGCTATGGACACATTAGCGTACTGCTGCACTGGATTACCGCTGCCACAGTATATGGCATGTTTGCATTAGGACTATGGATGGTTGCCCTGGGATATTACGATCCCTGGTATCACAACGCACCTGAAATACATAAGGGCATAGGCATATTGCTGTTTCTGGCTCTGCTGTTCCGGGTAATATGGCGTTGGGTTTCTCCTCCTCCCCGCCCGCTATCCAGCTATTCCATACTGACGCGGATTGGTGCCACGCTGGCGCATATCTTCCTGTATCTGCTGTTATTCAGCATCCTGATTAGCGGTTATCTGATTTCTACCGCCGAAGGTCAGCCAATTTCCGTCTTTGGCTGGTTCTCTGTGCCCGCTACGCTAAGCGGCATTCAGGATCAGGCGGATACCGCTGGCACTATCCATTTGTACCTTGCATGGGCGGTCGTCATTTTGTCCGTCTTGCATGCGCTGGCGGCATTTAAACACCACGTTATCGACCGTGACGCTACGTTAAAACGCATGTTGGGTCGACATGCGGATTAATTCATTCTGGGTTTAAGGAGAAATACCGATGTTTAAGAAAGCACTTGTGGGCATGACTATGGCCTCCCTGTTTAGCTGGGCGGGAGCCGCCGCCGCCGCCGATTATAAAATTGACAAGGAAGGACAACATGCGTTTGTTCAGTTCCGTATCAAGCATCTGGGATACAGCTGGTTATACGGTACGTTCAAAGATTTCGACGGCGCATTTACCTTTGATGAAAATAATCCCTCCGCAGACAAAGTCAGCGTAACCATCAATATCAACAGTGTTGACACCAACCATGCCGAACGTGACAAACATATTCGCAGCGCCGAATTCCTGAATGTCGCCAAACACCCTCAGGCGACATTTGCATCCACCGAAGTGAAAAAAGACGGCGATGAACTGAAAATTACCGGCAACCTGACGTTGAATGGCGTAACCAAGCCGCTGACACTGGAAGCAAAAGCGCTGGGTCAGGGTAATGACCCATGGGGGAATTATCGTGCCGGTTTTGAAGCCGAAGGGAAACTGAAACTGAAAGACTTTAATATCACTACCGATCTTGGCCCGGCTTCTCAGGAAGTGGAGCTGATCATTTCAGTCGAAGGTATTCGTCAGAAATAATATTTTGCGCAGAGTCTCTAATAGGCTCTGCGCTTTTCGCCATTAGCGCTATTTTTTCTCTTCCGGAGCGGGAATACCCAAGGTGGTATTCAGCAATCCTTTAGACTTATTGAAGATCTTCATGCTGATTTCGCGATTTTTCCGGCGCTGACGCTGCTCTTCAAGCGGTAACTGGATCTCATCCTGGCACACGGCACTACAGCATCCCTCATATTTTTCCGCACACGTCGGGCATTGAATAAACAGTAAGTGGCATCCCTGATTCTTACAGTTGGCATGGGTATCGCAGGGCTCACCACATTGATGGCAATGGGCAATCACATCCCCGGATACGCGTTCCCCCATCCGTTCGTCAAATACAAAGTTTTTGCCGATAAATCTGAGGGGCAACCCGTTGGCTTTAGCCTGTCGCACGTATTCAATGATGCCGCCTTCAACGTGATAGACATTCCTGAAACCATGATGGAGCATGTAGGCGCTGGCTTTTTCACAGCGAATCCCGCCGGTGCAATACATCACAATATTCTTGTCACGTGCGTCCTCCAGCATATCGACCGCCATCGGCAACTGCTCGCGGAACGTATCGGAAGGAACTTCCATCGCATTTTCAAAATGGCCGACTTCATACTCGTAATGATTACGCATATCCACAAACAACGTATCAGGATCGTCCGCCATCCGGTTGACCTCTTCCGCTTTGAGATACTGTCCGACCCGGGTCGGATCGAAGCTGGCATCATCAATACCATCGGCGACAATGCGATCCCGCACTTTCATGCGCAATACCCAAAATGACTTACCGTCATCTTCCAGCGCGACATTCAGCCGAATCCCATTCAGCGCCGGATTCGAAC is a window of Dickeya solani IPO 2222 DNA encoding:
- the dinI gene encoding DNA damage-inducible protein I; amino-acid sequence: MRIELTIAKTTLLPAGALEALTDELSHRVHDIYPDTPVHVRYAAANNLSVFGGNKDDKERISEILQETWESADDWFIQNE
- a CDS encoding rhodanese-related sulfurtransferase, whose protein sequence is MPVLHNRVSNEELKARMLAETEPRTTVSFYKYFQLDDPQAFRDALYIAFSHIKVFGRVYIAREGINAQISVPASHFEDFRRALFGSNPALNGIRLNVALEDDGKSFWVLRMKVRDRIVADGIDDASFDPTRVGQYLKAEEVNRMADDPDTLFVDMRNHYEYEVGHFENAMEVPSDTFREQLPMAVDMLEDARDKNIVMYCTGGIRCEKASAYMLHHGFRNVYHVEGGIIEYVRQAKANGLPLRFIGKNFVFDERMGERVSGDVIAHCHQCGEPCDTHANCKNQGCHLLFIQCPTCAEKYEGCCSAVCQDEIQLPLEEQRQRRKNREISMKIFNKSKGLLNTTLGIPAPEEKK
- a CDS encoding cytochrome b, yielding MLWRNTSTRYGHISVLLHWITAATVYGMFALGLWMVALGYYDPWYHNAPEIHKGIGILLFLALLFRVIWRWVSPPPRPLSSYSILTRIGATLAHIFLYLLLFSILISGYLISTAEGQPISVFGWFSVPATLSGIQDQADTAGTIHLYLAWAVVILSVLHALAAFKHHVIDRDATLKRMLGRHAD
- a CDS encoding YceI family protein → MFKKALVGMTMASLFSWAGAAAAADYKIDKEGQHAFVQFRIKHLGYSWLYGTFKDFDGAFTFDENNPSADKVSVTININSVDTNHAERDKHIRSAEFLNVAKHPQATFASTEVKKDGDELKITGNLTLNGVTKPLTLEAKALGQGNDPWGNYRAGFEAEGKLKLKDFNITTDLGPASQEVELIISVEGIRQK
- the bssS gene encoding biofilm formation regulator BssS; this translates as MDRKNEIIQTHPLVGWDISTVDSYDAMMIRLHYLSTADQAPDEAQVDRTLWLTTDVAKQLISILEAGIAKIESNEYQPADYLKH
- the pyrC gene encoding dihydroorotase, with translation MTPLPTVLKIRRPDDWHLHLRDDQMLKAVLPYTSRLFARAIVMPNLTPPITTVAQAEAYRQRILSAVPAGETFQPLMTCYLTESLDKNEIISGYQQGVFTAAKLYPAHATTNSSHGVSDIKTIYPVLEAMQKLGMPLLVHGEVTDPEVDIFDREARFIERIMEPLRQQFPELKVVFEHITTREAAQYVESADRFVAATITPQHLMFNRNHMLVGGIRPHLYCLPILKRNTHQQALREAVASGSEKFFLGTDSAPHARHRKESSCGCAGVFNAQASLSAYATVFEELSALDKLEAFCSLNGPRFYGLPVNEGTLELRRQPVQFPEEIVADEETIIPFLAGQSLNWSVA